In the genome of Thermoproteus tenax Kra 1, the window CCCTCGCTTTGACCGACACAGCGACTACCACGTATGCGCCTCGGCCCATATTTAAAACGGACCCTCCGCGGGACGCGCGCCCTGTTGCACGGTCTGAGCGATAGAGACGGGCGGCTGTTGGGATAGAGAGCTGGACGAAGTGGGGCAGGTGAGGACGTCGGCTCGCCGCCGGGCCTCCACCTGAGGTCGCCTATATGGAATCGCGAGGTGAAGACGGTATGGCCCTCGGAGATAACCTCGTTGCAGTTTGACGAGGGGCACGGGCTGAGGCGCTTATTATCTGGGACGATTCCGTCCTCCAAAGGCGGCGCCGCCTTTGAATACTGCAACGCCCGCTGGCATGACGCGAAAGCCGCTGTATCCTCTGTGCGCAACAAGTTTATCCGGCCTCTAAAGGCCAGAGGACAACGGACGTTGCGGCGCTAGCTGTGCGCATAGCTCTCGGCGACGATCAAGGCGTCTCCAAGACAGCGCCAACAGGGAAGGCATTTGACGTGCGAGAAGTACACATTTGCATAGTTTTATAACTACGTGATCTATAGAAGGCGTGTTGGGGCTTGTCAGATACTTCTGGCTAGACCTCTTGCCTCCTCTGCCCGAGGGGTGGCGGCCGGTGTTGAGGAGGTACGTGGAGCTCTGGCCCAGGGCGCTGACCCCATACGCGGTGGCGAAGGAGGTAGATCTAACCACATCCGCCGTCTACCGGTCCGTCTACGCCCTTGCCAGAAACAGGTTGATCCTTCCGGCGGGGAGGGACTACCGAGCCACCGTGAAGGGGGCGATAGCCCTCCTCGTAGAGGAGGAGGATCCCCGCTGGCTTAAGGCAGTGAGGAAGATCTGGGGGATTGGATTAGATGACATAACTACCGCATTTTACCTAGTAGCTCTGGGGGCCGCAATACGGAGGCTTGGCTTCACCATTAGGGAGGCCTATATATGTAACTGGGCCGCCAGCCAGGCGTATATAGCCACGCAGCTCGACAGCTTAAGGTTGCCCCCAGCCGTAGAGGAGGCTGTGAGGCCGCTTCTGAGATACCCCTCCGAAACGGCGCTGGAGTGTAACGGTATTCAGCCGAATAGATTAGGACGTAACCTCGCCGATCAAGCGAAGATAGCTGAAGACAGCGCGTAGCTAAAACTTGTCTTCCTAGGCGTCGGAGCGCGAGGACAAGGCGTCGACTTATGGCGGGCTTCTGTTGTAACCGACAGCGCCCGCACGCACAAACGCGGCCGATCCCCCGCGCTCCGTAGCCGCCGGCGTAGGCGTTTGCAGCCGGGCTCCGATGTAGGGCCGGCGACGCAAAAGATGGCCGCAGCTTGTCCAAGGCGGCGATTGATGTTTTAATAAAGGGGTTCCTCCCGTCATATGTCTAAGTCTACAGTACCTGTGGAAGGCGATGTGGCTAGGGAGGTGGCCTCTTTGGCGAGGAGCCACGGCCTCTCGGTGATTAGGCTAGCCACGGACTCCCTTAAGTTGGCCGCAGAGATGTTGAAGAGGGGCATTACACCCTCCAACGCTCTGGAGATGTACAAGCTGTTGGAGAAGGTCATGGCGTTTGACGCAGTTCCCGTCCCCCTCTCTTTGATGGAGCTTTTGGCTAAGAGGTGGAACATCTGCGACGACCCCGAGGTGGAGAACTTCCTGAGGGAGACGGGTGAGAAGTTCGGCAAAACGCTCCTCTCGGAGTTTAAGACCTTCGGCGAGCTCGTGAGGACAGCCTCTCTGTTTCTTGCGCAGTTCCCCACAGCCCGCTTCACTATAAATAGGGCGGGCGGCGTGTGGAAGATATATTTCGCCCCCGCCGGCCCCCTCTCTGCCAAATGTCTAGTCCACTTCGCAGAGGGCATGATTAGGCAGTTCGGATGTAACGCCAAATTCACGGCGGACTCCATAATTACGGTGGAGGTGGAGTGTCCGGGAAAAACATTATAACTGTTGTACAAATTTGGACATGCCTCGGCAATATGCGCGCCTCGCCGTAGACAGAGAGCTCGCCGACGAGTTCCACCGCGGAGTTAAAAGCCTCGGCAGAAAGCCGAGCGAGGTGTTGGAGCACCTCCTGAAGGCGGCGGTTGACGCCATAGAGCACGGAATTGATCCAATAGACATGATACACATATGCCGCCTGGCGAGAAGCCTAGGGCTGGGGCGCGGGGGCTACGAAGTCGGCAGAGAGGCCGGCATCCTCCTCCGGGCCTACTACAGACCTGAGGAGCTCCTCGAGATACTGACGAGGATCGGGCCGAAGATCCTCCACACCAATAGGGTCGGACCGCGCGCCTTCCGCGTGAGCGATCCCATTGCCAGAGATACTGTGAGGGGGATATTGGAGGGCATGGGCTACAGAGCCGCCGCCGACGAGGACATAATAACCATAGAGACCGCGTAGATGTTGTAGCAGGTAGCGCCCCGTAAATCGCCGGAGTCTTGCGGCGCTTTCCGCCGAAGCGGCCACAGCGCCGTCGGCCCTCACAGAGAGGTCTATCCAAGCCCCTGCGGCGCCCTCCGATATTACGCTGGATTTGACGACATCGCAACATAAACATCGTTGATCCAACGGCATGGGTGAATATCGCGGAGGTGGGATATGGCCGGCGTCCATCACTATAGGGGACTCCACAGACGCCAACGCCGACAGCTGAGGCGGCGCTTAAGTCCATCGTGAACAAGGGACCGACAGTGCACGCGCTAGGAGCTCCACCGGAGGCATTGTATGGGCGGAGCCGCCGTACCAATCCTATCTGCGAAGGGGATTTCGGCGATGAGCGACGGCGGTTTTTACAAAATGTCGCCCCCTACACAACGGCCGCCGCGCTGGCGATAAGCTACAGCCCAAGGCTGTTGGGAGAGCCGCCATAGTACATAATCACGGCGAAGTTTTTGCTCAATCCGAGGGCTTTATGCAAACTATTGTATATTAAAAATTGTTCTTATAGGTTAAGAGAAGTCTAGACGCAGCCCGTCGGCTTCGGCGCTCCTGCCACCTTACAGGCGCCGTTGGCAGGCCCCGAGGGAAACAGCTGGTAGATCTTATCGAGGGTGAACCCCGTCTCCTTCAACAACATCTTTATAGGCGGACACACGCCGTAGGTCTCCCAATACTCTCTAAGGTACTTAACCACCTTCCAGTGCTCCTCTGTCATCCTCTGTATGCCCTCGAGCTCGCGCGCCATCCACTCGGCAACTTTTTCGTTCCATGCCTCTGGGTTTGACAGGAAACATTCTTCGTCTAATACTACTGTTACATCGTCTACTTTATACTCCCCTGGACATTTCACCGGCATAGCGTTCATTACGTATGAAATAAAAAATCTAATTACTCAAATCTGAGAAATTGTATAGCCGCCGCCCAAGAGATCGTGTAGTCTCTCCTGCAGTATCGCATAAGCTATGCGGTCCCAGTGGAACATGGCGTCCCCCAGCGGTATCTCAACGCGGAGGAGCGGCAGATAGCCTCCCTCCGTGGGGATGAGCAGGAGCAAAAACTTGGTCTTTCTGCCCACCCACGGTATATCCTCTGCGGCGAACTCTATCGCGGCCTCTTTCTCTCCCTGTATCTTCACTCCGTACCATATAAAACTGAGCGTATATGAGGAGGGGGATAGGTCTGAAACTATGTACATCTTAAGTTGGGGGATATGGAAAAACTCTCTGTTTTCAGCCTGATAGGCGAGGAAGAAGGGCAGTGTCCCAGGCGGTATCTCCCTATGGCGCATCTCTGAATCCTTTGAATATGACCTCTCCTCTGGCTCTGTATGTCAGATAGGTTCTTGCGGCATCCGGCCACCATAGATACTGGGCCGCCATCTTCGGCACGCCCACTAAGTCGACGAACTTTGGCCAGCCTATTCTTTCGACGAAGTCTGCAAGCCTCTCTCCAGGTTTGGCATATGTCTTCCAGACGTCGACAACCTTTTTCACCACCGCCACTATTTCCTCATATCTCGGCGGATTTGCGGGAATCCACGGTATGAGCACTCTGGCCAGCCTGGGCCCAACGCCTGTGTTCGCCATCTTGCCGCCCACCAATATGGCCGCGCCTACGTCCTTCGGGTCGTAGTCAAAAGCGTCGCAGTTGTCCTTACAACGGCCGCAGTTGATGCACTTCTCGCCCACTAGTACAAGCTTTACTTTATCCCCCTCCCTCCTCAGCGACAGCGCGCCAGTTGGACACACTTGCACTAGGAAAACTTGGCTCTCCGGTATTTTAGCGAGGGCTTTCGGGGGCGGCATACACAGCGGCAGCGCCTCCTCTCTTATCTTCGGCGGAGCGCCCCACATGCCGACTATAGCTATGTCGATGGCGGTGCCGCCCGCGCAACCCGAGGGGCAGCCGGACACAAAGATCCTCAGCTTTGCTGGAAGCCTCTCCTCGCCCGTGAAGTAGGGCTTGAGGGCGTCTCCAAGCGCTTTGCCGATGCTCGGCGCATCTATCACTGCGATTTGACATGTGAGAAACGCAGTACATGTGTTGATGCCCCACAACGCCCCTCCCCAGCCTCCCACTGGGAAGCCCAACCTCTCTACCTCCTCTTTGATCTTCAGCGCTTTCTCGAGCGAGTCCGTGATAAACTCGACGTTGCCCGCTATAGTTATACGCAGAGCGCCCACGCCCAGTTTGTCGGCGATGTCGGCGAACTTCTCCAACGTGTCCACGCTGACTCTGGCGTTGGGCGGCAGAGCCGCCTTCACAGTGAACACTCTCTCGCCCATCTCAGAGACGTGCTCTATAATGCCGGGGCCATGGAACCTCCTCTCTTTCCACTTGCCGTAGTTCCGCTTGACTATATCCGGCAGGAATCTGTCAAGCTCGTTGGGTATGTTCAACTGTATGGCGCTCATATCCCCACCTCCCGTCTTAACTCCTCTGCGAACTGGGCATATTTCTTACGCTCCTCCTCAGGCAAGACGCGGTAGGGCACATTGTCCGGCACTTTCTCAATAAGCCTCGGGGTGTCCTCCAGCTGTATACCTGCCTTCTCTATGAATTGGTAGAGCCCGGCCATTAGGATGTAGTCGCCCAGGCGCACTTTGGCCTGCGCCTCTTTATCCCACGGCTCAATAATCTTGAACGCCAGCTCGATACCCTTCTGCGCCTCGTCGGGCTTCAGATAGCCCACGAACCAGCCGAGCTTGGGGCCGTACCTCCCCTTCGACCCGCCGCCTACTACTACAGCCACACGCCTCTCTCTACCTGGCTTGATGGCCGGGTACGCCCTCCTGATACAGTACATACACTTCTTGCACCTAGAGCCGTCTATCCTCAGCTCCTTCTTTTCGGCGTCCCAACTTATGGCCCCGCCGGCGCATTTAGAGACGAGGTCGTTGGGGTCCACCTCGCCGGCCTCTATCTTCCTCCTCAGAAGTTCTTGGTCCACCTCGGGGGCGCCCTTCCAGGTCCCAATGAAGCCGAGGTCCGCTCTGTTGGCTCTGCCGCAGTCCATGGGGCACCCCGAGAATTTAATCTTGAACTTGTAGGGGAACCCCGGCACTGCGATTGCGTCTTGGATCTTCTTGTCTTTTCTAAACTCCGTGAACCACTTCAGAGTGTCGTAGAGCGCGAACTCGCAGAGGGCAGGTCCCACGCACGTATTCAGCTCTCTAATGGCGTCGCCGCTACCGCCTACGTCTGTGCCGATCTGCCTCAACGCCTCAATCATGGCGTCGCCCACCTCTTTGCTCTTCACGTTAATCACCATGGCGCCCGTCTGGCCCACAACCTCTACCAAGCCGATCCCGTACTCTCTGGCCACCTTTATAATCCCCCTCAAATAGCTCGTCGGCAGAAACCTCCCAGGCGTGTGGAAGACTCTGAAGTGCACCTCCTCTCCGCCCTTCGGCACCCAATCTCTGGCGATCCTCGCCAATACTCCCGTTAGGCGCTTCGTCTTTACTACACTGGG includes:
- the dsrA gene encoding dissimilatory-type sulfite reductase subunit alpha, with amino-acid sequence MAAPPNLPPPDKLLEMADQYLKELEKGPWPSHVAEMRKTGYPLHVYGVGLVARKSPWGPSVVKTKRLTGVLARIARDWVPKGGEEVHFRVFHTPGRFLPTSYLRGIIKVAREYGIGLVEVVGQTGAMVINVKSKEVGDAMIEALRQIGTDVGGSGDAIRELNTCVGPALCEFALYDTLKWFTEFRKDKKIQDAIAVPGFPYKFKIKFSGCPMDCGRANRADLGFIGTWKGAPEVDQELLRRKIEAGEVDPNDLVSKCAGGAISWDAEKKELRIDGSRCKKCMYCIRRAYPAIKPGRERRVAVVVGGGSKGRYGPKLGWFVGYLKPDEAQKGIELAFKIIEPWDKEAQAKVRLGDYILMAGLYQFIEKAGIQLEDTPRLIEKVPDNVPYRVLPEEERKKYAQFAEELRREVGI
- the dsrB gene encoding dissimilatory-type sulfite reductase subunit beta, producing the protein MSAIQLNIPNELDRFLPDIVKRNYGKWKERRFHGPGIIEHVSEMGERVFTVKAALPPNARVSVDTLEKFADIADKLGVGALRITIAGNVEFITDSLEKALKIKEEVERLGFPVGGWGGALWGINTCTAFLTCQIAVIDAPSIGKALGDALKPYFTGEERLPAKLRIFVSGCPSGCAGGTAIDIAIVGMWGAPPKIREEALPLCMPPPKALAKIPESQVFLVQVCPTGALSLRREGDKVKLVLVGEKCINCGRCKDNCDAFDYDPKDVGAAILVGGKMANTGVGPRLARVLIPWIPANPPRYEEIVAVVKKVVDVWKTYAKPGERLADFVERIGWPKFVDLVGVPKMAAQYLWWPDAARTYLTYRARGEVIFKGFRDAP
- a CDS encoding glutathione S-transferase, whose amino-acid sequence is MRHREIPPGTLPFFLAYQAENREFFHIPQLKMYIVSDLSPSSYTLSFIWYGVKIQGEKEAAIEFAAEDIPWVGRKTKFLLLLIPTEGGYLPLLRVEIPLGDAMFHWDRIAYAILQERLHDLLGGGYTISQI
- a CDS encoding TusE/DsrC/DsvC family sulfur relay protein, translating into MPVKCPGEYKVDDVTVVLDEECFLSNPEAWNEKVAEWMARELEGIQRMTEEHWKVVKYLREYWETYGVCPPIKMLLKETGFTLDKIYQLFPSGPANGACKVAGAPKPTGCV